The Bacillota bacterium genome window below encodes:
- a CDS encoding ABC transporter substrate-binding protein — MRNRLRWATTLSTALLALSLVLSSCGGQPAAKTGGNTGTSTTTTSQQPQGGQTITTAFTSNIETLDPAKWTDMTSMYAMEMVYDTLVTYDPSQTTTPKIVPNVATWDVTPDGLKYTFHIKPGIKFSNGDSLDAYAVKYSLDRVTSKDPIGAGAAPYGFAYSAIQGYKEWNASGQKASPDGKGGLPGVKVIDPQTVEIDLSTPQAFFLNTLALMSAAIVDPKVAEQYGKDFSAHAVGSGPFMLQSWQPGVQMTLVPNPNYWNQANKPKIAKLVLKENVSDNLQLLQFRQGDLDFIGGPLTTAQYAQVLSDPKLKSDYYKVGGNIIYYLAFNTTKPPFNNPLVRQAVNYAIDKQQIIQNITNGRGQVASQPLPPGIPGYDPSIQPYPYDPAKAKQLLQQAGVQLPLKVTMIYPSNTQDHIRTAQMVQQQLQQVGIDVTLQGFSQVGSYWPYEDDPTKPWNIAWTDWFQDYPDAQDFLYNLLSKDAFNSTNVGNWTDPTFEQLVTKADSLPASQQDQRVQLYQQAEKIAHDQAAWVFLYYGWYDALIQPWLKPDPHDPASLGVYLHPVSTPRFNLMSVQK; from the coding sequence GTGCGAAACAGGCTACGCTGGGCGACGACGCTCTCGACCGCACTGCTCGCCCTCTCGCTGGTCCTGTCCAGCTGCGGCGGGCAGCCGGCCGCCAAGACAGGCGGCAACACCGGGACCAGCACCACGACCACCTCGCAACAGCCGCAGGGCGGCCAGACCATCACCACCGCCTTCACCAGCAACATCGAGACGCTGGACCCGGCCAAGTGGACGGACATGACCTCCATGTACGCCATGGAGATGGTCTACGACACCCTGGTCACCTATGACCCGAGCCAGACCACGACGCCGAAGATTGTGCCCAACGTGGCCACCTGGGACGTGACGCCGGACGGCCTCAAGTACACCTTCCACATCAAGCCGGGGATCAAGTTCTCCAACGGCGATTCGCTGGACGCCTACGCGGTCAAGTACAGCCTCGACCGCGTCACCTCCAAGGACCCCATCGGCGCCGGTGCCGCCCCCTACGGCTTCGCCTACTCGGCCATCCAGGGATACAAGGAGTGGAACGCCTCGGGCCAGAAGGCGTCGCCGGACGGTAAGGGCGGGCTGCCGGGCGTCAAGGTGATCGACCCGCAGACCGTGGAGATCGATCTCTCCACGCCGCAGGCGTTCTTCCTCAACACGCTGGCGCTGATGTCGGCGGCCATCGTCGACCCGAAGGTGGCGGAGCAGTACGGCAAGGACTTCTCCGCCCACGCGGTCGGCTCGGGCCCGTTCATGCTCCAATCCTGGCAGCCGGGCGTGCAGATGACGCTGGTTCCCAACCCCAACTACTGGAACCAGGCCAACAAGCCGAAGATCGCGAAGCTGGTCCTGAAGGAGAACGTCTCGGACAACCTCCAGCTTCTCCAGTTCCGGCAGGGTGACCTGGACTTCATCGGCGGGCCTCTGACCACCGCCCAGTACGCCCAGGTCCTGAGCGATCCCAAGCTGAAGAGCGACTACTACAAGGTCGGCGGGAACATCATCTACTACTTGGCCTTCAACACGACCAAGCCGCCCTTCAACAACCCGCTGGTCCGCCAGGCGGTCAACTACGCCATCGACAAGCAGCAGATCATCCAGAACATCACCAACGGGCGCGGCCAGGTGGCCAGCCAGCCGCTGCCGCCGGGCATCCCGGGCTACGACCCGTCGATCCAGCCGTATCCGTACGACCCGGCCAAGGCCAAGCAGCTCCTGCAGCAGGCGGGCGTCCAGCTGCCGCTGAAGGTGACCATGATCTACCCCAGCAACACGCAGGACCATATCCGGACGGCGCAGATGGTGCAGCAGCAGCTGCAGCAGGTGGGTATCGACGTCACCCTGCAGGGCTTCAGCCAGGTGGGCAGCTACTGGCCGTACGAGGACGATCCGACCAAGCCCTGGAACATCGCCTGGACCGACTGGTTCCAGGACTATCCGGACGCGCAGGACTTCCTGTACAACCTGCTCTCCAAGGATGCCTTCAACTCGACCAACGTGGGCAACTGGACGGATCCCACCTTCGAGCAGCTGGTGACCAAGGCCGACTCGCTGCCGGCCAGCCAGCAGGACCAGCGCGTCCAGCTCTACCAGCAGGCGGAGAAGATCGCGCACGACCAGGCGGCGTGGGTCTTCCTCTACTACGGCTGGTACGATGCGCTCATCCAGCCCTGGCTGAAGCCTGATCCCCATGATCCGGCCAGCCTGGGCGTCTACCTGCACCCGGTCTCGACACCGCGCTTCAACCTGATGTCCGTGCAGAAGTAG
- a CDS encoding ABC transporter permease — MSALPNVSEQQPATELPPGLSPWRLFLRRFFRNGPAVFGLVLVVALSVVAVFAPQIAPLNPYATYPDGTTPQGLPLAPTWNWAHFFLGTDPSGRDVLSQLIWGARVSMEVGFMATLIAVAIGLVIGLVAGYAGGLVDNVLMRVTDIVLAFPFLLFVILLRSVVSNPTVATVYTVIGVLGWAPTARITRGQVLAAKNQEYVEAARALGAGTGRLLWRHLLPNVLGTVIVYGTLQVAQNILTESALSFLSIGVPDPTVSWGKMITLGLNFYQTAPWLIIWPGLALALASLGFNLLGDGLSDAFNPRAEE; from the coding sequence GTGTCCGCTCTACCGAACGTATCTGAGCAGCAACCGGCGACGGAGCTGCCTCCCGGCCTCTCGCCCTGGCGACTTTTCCTCCGGCGATTCTTTCGCAACGGGCCCGCGGTCTTCGGGCTGGTGCTGGTGGTGGCGCTCTCCGTGGTGGCCGTCTTCGCCCCGCAGATTGCGCCGCTCAACCCGTATGCCACCTACCCGGACGGCACGACCCCCCAGGGCCTGCCGCTGGCTCCCACCTGGAACTGGGCGCATTTCTTCCTCGGGACGGATCCGAGCGGGCGGGACGTGCTCAGCCAGCTGATCTGGGGCGCCCGGGTCTCCATGGAGGTCGGTTTCATGGCGACGCTCATCGCCGTCGCCATCGGCCTCGTCATCGGCCTGGTGGCGGGCTACGCCGGCGGACTGGTCGACAACGTGCTGATGCGCGTCACCGACATCGTCCTGGCCTTCCCCTTCCTGCTCTTCGTCATCCTCCTCCGCTCGGTCGTCTCCAACCCGACGGTGGCCACCGTCTACACGGTCATCGGCGTGCTGGGCTGGGCGCCGACGGCGCGGATCACGCGCGGGCAGGTGCTGGCGGCCAAGAACCAGGAGTACGTGGAGGCGGCGCGCGCGCTGGGGGCGGGGACGGGCCGGCTGCTCTGGCGCCACCTGCTGCCCAACGTGCTGGGGACGGTCATCGTCTACGGCACGCTCCAGGTGGCCCAGAACATCCTGACGGAGTCGGCGCTCTCCTTCCTCAGCATCGGCGTGCCGGACCCGACGGTCAGCTGGGGCAAGATGATCACCCTGGGCCTCAACTTCTATCAGACGGCGCCCTGGCTGATCATCTGGCCGGGACTGGCGCTGGCACTGGCCAGCCTCGGTTTCAACCTGCTGGGCGACGGTTTGAGCGACGCCTTTAACCCGCGGGCCGAGGAGTGA